One window of Treponema denticola genomic DNA carries:
- a CDS encoding tetratricopeptide repeat protein, translated as MEKDEKKALEWYLKAADKDYALGITNVGLYYAHGLGGLRKDEKYALEWIKKAVDKNHNQAMYALAQYYEYGLGGLRVDYKQAKYWYQKALDNGYTDAKKALKALERKGY; from the coding sequence TTGGAAAAGGATGAAAAAAAGGCTTTAGAATGGTACCTCAAAGCCGCCGACAAAGATTATGCTTTAGGTATAACTAATGTTGGTCTATATTATGCACATGGACTTGGTGGCTTGCGAAAGGATGAAAAATATGCTCTTGAATGGATAAAAAAAGCTGTAGATAAAAACCATAATCAAGCAATGTATGCATTGGCTCAATATTATGAGTATGGTTTAGGAGGTCTGCGTGTTGATTATAAACAAGCTAAATACTGGTATCAAAAAGCCCTTGATAATGGTTATACCGATGCTAAAAAAGCTTTGAAAGCTCTCGAAAGAAAAGGCTATTAA
- a CDS encoding tetratricopeptide repeat protein → MKNIKFLILVVIVTFIVSLTACVKDNISTPVEKYTRAAERGDTDAMYILALLYEEGRGGAFKNENTAREWYKKSAEKGNVWSMNNIGRMYESGKGGLEKDDKKAVEWFHKAAEKGFSLAMVNIGSMHYNGKGGLEKDDKKALEWYRKAAEKDNAQAMFNIGVMY, encoded by the coding sequence ATGAAAAATATAAAATTTCTAATTTTAGTCGTAATTGTAACTTTTATTGTAAGTTTAACAGCTTGTGTAAAAGATAATATTAGTACACCCGTCGAAAAATATACAAGAGCAGCTGAACGCGGAGATACCGATGCAATGTACATATTAGCATTGCTATATGAAGAAGGCAGGGGCGGCGCCTTCAAAAATGAAAATACTGCACGCGAGTGGTATAAAAAATCTGCCGAAAAGGGTAATGTTTGGTCTATGAACAATATAGGTAGAATGTATGAGTCTGGCAAAGGCGGTTTAGAAAAAGATGATAAAAAAGCTGTAGAATGGTTCCATAAGGCTGCAGAGAAAGGGTTTTCTTTGGCCATGGTTAATATTGGTTCAATGCATTATAATGGCAAAGGCGGTTTAGAAAAGGATGATAAAAAGGCCTTAGAATGGTACCGTAAGGCTGCCGAGAAAGACAATGCTCAAGCTATGTTTAACATAGGTGTAATGTACTAG